In the genome of Mugil cephalus isolate CIBA_MC_2020 chromosome 21, CIBA_Mcephalus_1.1, whole genome shotgun sequence, one region contains:
- the LOC124998622 gene encoding 5-hydroxytryptamine receptor 1B — translation MENASQLKPTPAIYGELLNISSAAGSHANFTTQAAEKDPNLALQAGLAVTLALITLATTLSNAFVIATIYQSRKLHTPANFLIASLAVTDLLVSILVMPISALYTVSQTWTLGQVVCDIWLSSDITCCTASILHLCVIALDRYWAITDAVEYSKKRTPGRAAGMIATAWVIAISISLPPFFWRQVKAEEVTSCNVNTDHIFYTIYSTFGAFYIPTLLLIALYGRIYVEARKRILKQSHGKPGKRLTSAHLITNSPGSVASTTSLNYGTNDSSSCDTTSSVGQVKVTVSDALLEKKRISAARERKATKTLGIILGAYIVCWLPFFIYTLLVPVCDACFHPELFDIFTWLGYLNSLINPIIYTMSNEDFKQAFHKLIRFRCCRA, via the coding sequence ATGGAGAATGCCAGCCAGCTCAAACCGACGCCCGCCATCTACGGAGAGCTGTTGAACATCTCCAGCGCCGCCGGCAGCCATGCCAACTTCACGACGCAAGCGGCGGAGAAGGACCCGAACCTGGCTCTCCAGGCGGGTCTGGCCGTGACCTTAGCCCTCATCACTCTCGCCACGACGCTCTCCAACGCGTTCGTCATCGCCACCATCTACCAGTCCCGGAAGCTGCACACGCCCGCCAACTTTCTGATCGCGTCGCTGGCGGTGACGGACCTGCTGGTGTCCATCCTGGTGATGCCCATCAGCGCGCTCTACACGGTGAGCCAGACGTGGACGCTGGGGCAGGTGGTGTGCGACATCTGGCTGTCCTCCGACATAACGTGCTGCACCGCGTCCATCCTCCACCTGTGCGTAATTGCGCTGGACCGCTACTGGGCCATCACGGACGCGGTGGAGTACTCCAAGAAGCGCACGCCGGGGCGCGCCGCCGGGATGATCGCCACCGCCTGGGTGATCGccatctccatctccctgcCGCCCTTCTTCTGGCGCCAGGTGAAGGCGGAGGAGGTGACGAGCTGCAACGTGAACACGGACCACATCTTCTACACCATCTACTCCACGTTCGGCGCCTTCTACATCCCCACGCTGCTGCTCATCGCGCTCTACGGGAGGATCTACGTGGAGGCGCGCAAGCGCATCCTCAAGCAGTCGCACGGCAAGCCCGGGAAGAGGCTCACCTCGGCGCACCTGATCACCAACTCCCCCGGCTCCGTGGCGTCCACCACCTCCCTCAACTACGGGACGAACGACAGCTCCTCCTGCGACACTACCTCGTCCGTGGGCCAGGTCAAAGTCACCGTGTCCGACGCGCTCCTGGAGAAGAAGCGCATCTCCGCGGCGCGGGAGAGGAAGGCCACCAAGACCCTGGGGATCATCCTGGGGGCGTACATCGTGTGCTGGCTCCCGTTCTTCATCTACACCCTCCTAGTGCCTGTCTGCGACGCCTGCTTCCACCCGGAGCTGTTCGACATCTTCACGTGGCTGGGTTACCTCAACTCCCTCATCAACCCCATCATCTACACCATGTCCAACGAGGACTTCAAGCAGGCCTTCCACAAACTCATACGGTTCAGATGCTGCAGGGCATGA